In one Erythrobacteraceae bacterium WH01K genomic region, the following are encoded:
- a CDS encoding VOC family protein, whose translation MTLPPFHLAFPVHDLDAARGFYGGILGCPEGRSSDEWIDFDFYGHQIVAHHAPAGTGEGGTGASNHVDGEDVPVPHFGAVLSMEEWRILSKRLTAEGVDFIIAPTIRFEGQPGEQATMFFRDPSGNAIEIKAMADPSNLFAR comes from the coding sequence ATGACCCTGCCCCCGTTCCATCTTGCCTTCCCTGTTCACGACCTCGATGCCGCGCGCGGCTTCTACGGCGGCATCCTTGGCTGCCCCGAGGGCCGCAGCAGCGACGAATGGATCGACTTCGACTTCTATGGCCACCAGATCGTGGCGCACCACGCCCCCGCCGGAACCGGCGAGGGCGGCACAGGCGCGAGCAACCACGTCGACGGGGAGGACGTGCCTGTTCCCCATTTCGGCGCGGTCCTGTCGATGGAAGAATGGCGCATCCTGTCGAAGCGGCTGACGGCAGAGGGTGTCGATTTCATCATCGCCCCGACCATCCGCTTCGAAGGCCAGCCGGGAGAGCAGGCGACGATGTTCTTCCGCGATCCCAGCGGCAATGCGATCGAGATAAAGGCCATGGCCGACCCGTCGAACCTGTTTGCCCGCTGA
- a CDS encoding amidase family protein, with translation MTFPSLTDQPGALETASLIREGRLSPSEATDRAIARIEARDGPINAVVVRAFDRARDTAKAMDRQTPLPHQTLFGVPLTIKESFDVAGLPTCWGLKDHAGRIAQADAAVVRQLKAAGAVLLGKTNVPPGLADWQSFNPLHGRTRNPHDVDRSAGGSSGGAAAAVASGMVAAEFGTDIGGSVRVPAHFCGIWGHKPSWGLVSSEGHTDPAFADRGRHDGALNVAGPLARNAADLAAMLELTATIPLLRRDKSLETMRFLALLDHPASPIDDDVRQPIEAALDVLRGVGASVDVGYTDLPDLAGDHAAYLKMLNITMARGAPSPGGHQASAADWFDLMDAQVRCERSWARLFESYDFVLAPPANILAFPHRNEPLFRGKIAINGEERDAAEGLAWAGIATFPNLPATVLPVGASGDLPCGMQVIGPRWSDFDCIAAAEAIGARLHG, from the coding sequence ATGACCTTTCCCAGCCTGACCGACCAGCCCGGCGCACTGGAAACCGCCTCCCTGATCCGCGAAGGCCGGCTTTCCCCGTCGGAGGCCACGGACCGCGCCATCGCCCGGATCGAAGCGCGCGACGGTCCGATCAATGCGGTGGTGGTGCGCGCTTTCGACAGGGCGCGCGATACGGCAAAGGCAATGGATCGGCAGACGCCCCTGCCGCACCAGACGCTGTTCGGAGTTCCGCTGACGATCAAGGAAAGCTTCGACGTGGCGGGCCTGCCCACGTGCTGGGGGCTGAAGGACCACGCCGGGCGTATCGCGCAGGCCGACGCCGCCGTGGTGCGCCAGCTGAAAGCGGCAGGCGCGGTCTTGCTGGGCAAGACCAACGTCCCGCCCGGCCTGGCCGACTGGCAAAGCTTCAACCCCCTCCATGGTCGCACGCGCAACCCGCATGACGTCGACCGGAGCGCCGGGGGATCGTCCGGTGGCGCTGCTGCAGCGGTCGCAAGCGGCATGGTCGCTGCCGAATTCGGCACCGATATCGGCGGTTCGGTGCGCGTGCCCGCCCATTTCTGCGGCATCTGGGGCCACAAGCCGAGCTGGGGTCTCGTCAGTTCGGAAGGGCACACCGATCCCGCCTTTGCCGACCGCGGCCGGCATGACGGGGCATTGAACGTGGCAGGACCGCTGGCCCGTAACGCGGCCGACCTGGCCGCGATGCTGGAACTGACTGCCACCATTCCCCTGCTGCGGCGGGACAAGTCGCTGGAGACAATGCGCTTCCTCGCCCTGCTCGACCACCCGGCCAGCCCGATAGACGACGATGTGCGCCAGCCGATCGAGGCAGCTCTGGATGTCCTGCGCGGTGTGGGAGCCTCCGTGGACGTGGGTTACACCGATCTGCCGGACCTGGCGGGCGATCACGCCGCCTATCTGAAGATGCTCAACATCACCATGGCACGCGGGGCCCCGTCGCCCGGTGGCCATCAGGCAAGCGCAGCGGACTGGTTCGACCTGATGGACGCGCAGGTCCGGTGCGAGCGAAGCTGGGCGCGCCTTTTCGAAAGTTACGACTTCGTGCTTGCCCCGCCCGCCAATATCCTCGCCTTCCCGCACAGGAACGAGCCGCTCTTTCGCGGCAAGATCGCGATCAACGGAGAGGAGCGCGACGCGGCGGAGGGGCTGGCATGGGCCGGTATCGCGACTTTCCCGAACCTGCCGGCGACCGTCCTGCCCGTGGGGGCAAGCGGAGACCTGCCTTGCGGAATGCAGGTCATCGGTCCGCGCTGGAGCGACTTCGATTGCATCGCCGCTGCCGAGGCCATAGGGGCGCGGCTGCACGGCTGA
- a CDS encoding PepSY domain-containing protein has protein sequence MAKRLWMQRFARWHVWLGWLIGVPVVMWTATGLLMVSRPIEEVRGEHLRKPMAAQPIPPGTQLLAMPPADNVTEITQRMRGGRLEYIATLSDGRKIAYNLSDNSPAGARTAEEAAAIVRQNIVGGEAVEVVNAFTADAPPFDFRRPVDGYQVVLASGTRVYVEKATGDIAAVRTGWWRMFDFAWGLHIMDLETREDSSHPVLILFALLALVGTMLGCVLMFRRRRAKTGP, from the coding sequence ATGGCAAAACGCCTCTGGATGCAGCGTTTCGCGCGGTGGCATGTCTGGCTCGGCTGGCTGATCGGCGTGCCCGTCGTGATGTGGACCGCGACCGGGCTGCTGATGGTTTCGCGCCCGATCGAGGAAGTGCGCGGCGAGCATCTTCGCAAGCCCATGGCCGCCCAGCCCATTCCGCCCGGCACACAGCTGCTCGCCATGCCGCCCGCAGACAACGTGACCGAAATCACCCAGCGCATGCGCGGCGGGAGACTGGAATATATCGCCACGCTCAGCGACGGTCGCAAGATCGCTTACAACCTGTCCGACAACAGCCCGGCCGGCGCGCGAACGGCAGAGGAAGCAGCCGCGATCGTCCGGCAGAATATCGTGGGCGGAGAGGCGGTGGAGGTCGTCAACGCATTTACCGCAGACGCGCCGCCTTTCGATTTTCGCCGCCCCGTCGATGGCTACCAGGTGGTGCTGGCAAGCGGCACGAGGGTCTATGTGGAGAAAGCGACCGGCGACATCGCCGCCGTGCGCACCGGCTGGTGGCGGATGTTCGACTTTGCCTGGGGGCTGCACATCATGGACCTGGAAACGCGCGAGGATAGCTCGCATCCCGTGCTGATCCTGTTCGCGCTGCTGGCGCTGGTGGGTACGATGCTGGGCTGCGTCTTGATGTTCCGGCGCCGCAGGGCGAAGACCGGACCATGA
- a CDS encoding trimeric intracellular cation channel family protein, whose product MIPDPTVILTPLLDWLDIAGVAVFALSGALIAAKERQTFVTLTFFALVTGVGGGTVRDLLIGAPVFWINDAWVAATCMIVALLVWYTPTRWWDGKLLDYSDGIGLTAYAVLGSAKALTYGIPPVPAMMMGVVTGCVGGVMRDVIAGRPSILMRPELYVTAAALSATLCVAGEMLGGPRTLVWPLATVAGLILRSAAIRFNLALPAYNERLVATDAEGEAPPLSEEQG is encoded by the coding sequence ATGATTCCCGATCCCACAGTCATCCTGACGCCGTTGCTCGACTGGCTCGATATTGCCGGGGTGGCCGTATTCGCCCTGTCCGGTGCTCTGATTGCCGCGAAGGAACGGCAGACGTTCGTCACGCTGACCTTCTTCGCTCTGGTGACCGGCGTCGGCGGCGGCACGGTGCGCGACCTCCTGATCGGCGCGCCCGTGTTCTGGATCAACGACGCATGGGTCGCCGCCACCTGCATGATCGTGGCGCTGCTGGTGTGGTACACGCCGACGCGGTGGTGGGATGGCAAGCTGCTCGATTATTCCGACGGCATCGGCCTGACCGCCTATGCCGTGCTGGGAAGCGCGAAGGCTCTGACCTACGGCATTCCGCCGGTTCCGGCGATGATGATGGGGGTCGTGACAGGGTGCGTCGGCGGGGTGATGCGAGACGTGATTGCGGGGCGCCCGTCCATCCTGATGCGGCCCGAGCTCTACGTCACCGCAGCGGCGCTCTCGGCAACGCTATGCGTGGCGGGAGAAATGCTGGGTGGCCCGCGGACGCTGGTCTGGCCGCTGGCAACGGTCGCCGGGCTGATCCTTCGCAGCGCCGCGATCCGTTTCAACCTTGCGCTGCCTGCATACAACGAACGGCTGGTGGCGACGGATGCCGAAGGGGAAGCCCCTCCCCTGTCGGAGGAACAGGGCTAG
- a CDS encoding prolyl oligopeptidase family serine peptidase, protein MIRKTILAGSASLLALTVPMTALGAHDHTQTEEAKPSMTVPEYPETRRGDVVDTQFGVDVADPYRWLENDVREDEEVAAWVEAQNEATDAFLAQIPGREALKTRITELTDYERFGLPQEKGGRYFYTRNDGLQNQSVLYVREGLDGEARVLIDPNEWSEDDATALGGWEPSPDGTKLLYAIQDGGSDWRTVHVMDVDEGVTIGDPVEWVKFSALDWAKDGSGYYYSRFPATGEGETFQALNTDHKVYFHRLGTAQAQDELVYETPDQPELNHIAQVSDDGRYVVVTSSSGTDDRYEVTLIDREDTDAEPRTIVPGFEHSYSYVGNTGSTFFFTTNDGAPLEKVVKTDIAAATPEWTTVIPEAEETLGGVSLVGGKLVASYLRDAKSQIDIFDLDGNPLREVALPGIGSAGGFGGDTDADETFYYFTSYNQPAAIYRYDMETGASTPWAQPEVAFDPDAFVVEQKFYESKDGTRVPMFIVRSKEVAESGEAVPTLLYGYGGFNISLTPGFSPSRLAWVEAGGAYVVANIRGGGEYGKAWHDGGRLQNKQNVFDDFIAAGEYLIEQGITPEGGLAINGGSNGGLLVGAVTNQRPDLFAAASPAVGVMDMVRFDRFTAGRYWVDDYGYPNKEADFLKQMTYSPYHNVQDGTDYPAVLVTTADTDDRVVPGHSFKYTAALQAADLGDRPQLIRIETRAGHGSGKPTDKAIEEAADVLGFLGWFTGLEFAD, encoded by the coding sequence ATGATCCGCAAGACCATTCTCGCAGGCTCTGCCAGCCTGCTCGCGCTGACCGTGCCGATGACGGCTCTCGGCGCGCACGACCACACCCAGACCGAGGAAGCCAAGCCCAGCATGACCGTGCCCGAATATCCCGAAACCCGCCGCGGCGACGTGGTCGATACGCAGTTCGGGGTGGATGTCGCCGATCCCTATCGCTGGCTGGAAAACGACGTGCGCGAGGACGAGGAAGTCGCTGCATGGGTAGAAGCGCAGAACGAGGCGACAGACGCCTTCCTGGCGCAAATCCCCGGCCGCGAGGCGCTGAAGACGCGCATCACCGAGCTGACCGACTACGAACGGTTCGGCTTGCCGCAGGAAAAGGGCGGGCGCTATTTCTACACCCGCAATGATGGCTTGCAGAACCAGAGCGTGCTGTATGTCCGCGAAGGGCTGGACGGCGAGGCGCGCGTCCTGATCGATCCCAACGAATGGTCGGAAGACGATGCGACCGCGCTGGGCGGATGGGAGCCGAGCCCCGATGGCACGAAGCTGCTCTACGCCATCCAGGACGGCGGCAGCGACTGGCGCACCGTGCACGTGATGGACGTGGATGAGGGTGTTACGATCGGGGATCCGGTGGAATGGGTGAAGTTCTCCGCGCTCGACTGGGCGAAGGACGGCAGCGGTTATTACTACAGCCGTTTCCCGGCGACGGGGGAGGGCGAGACGTTCCAGGCGCTCAACACCGATCACAAGGTCTATTTCCATCGCCTCGGCACCGCACAGGCGCAGGACGAGCTGGTCTACGAAACGCCCGACCAGCCGGAACTCAATCACATCGCGCAGGTCAGCGATGACGGGCGCTATGTCGTCGTCACCAGCTCCAGCGGGACGGACGATCGCTACGAAGTGACGCTGATCGACCGCGAGGATACCGATGCCGAGCCGCGCACCATCGTGCCGGGGTTCGAGCATTCCTATTCCTATGTCGGCAATACCGGCAGCACCTTCTTCTTCACCACCAATGACGGAGCGCCGCTTGAGAAGGTCGTGAAGACCGATATCGCGGCGGCGACGCCGGAATGGACGACCGTCATCCCCGAAGCGGAAGAGACGCTGGGCGGCGTGTCGCTGGTCGGCGGAAAGCTGGTGGCCAGCTATCTGCGCGATGCGAAGAGCCAGATCGACATCTTCGACCTCGACGGTAACCCGCTGCGCGAGGTGGCGCTGCCCGGCATCGGATCGGCCGGCGGTTTCGGCGGGGATACCGACGCCGACGAGACGTTCTATTACTTCACGAGCTACAACCAGCCCGCTGCGATCTATCGCTACGACATGGAAACGGGGGCAAGCACCCCTTGGGCACAGCCCGAGGTCGCGTTCGATCCCGATGCCTTCGTGGTCGAGCAGAAATTCTACGAAAGCAAGGACGGCACGCGGGTTCCGATGTTCATCGTCCGCTCGAAAGAGGTGGCCGAAAGCGGCGAGGCCGTGCCTACGCTGCTGTACGGCTATGGCGGCTTCAACATCTCGCTGACCCCGGGCTTCAGCCCGTCGCGCCTTGCCTGGGTCGAGGCAGGGGGCGCCTATGTCGTCGCAAATATCCGCGGCGGCGGGGAATACGGCAAGGCGTGGCACGATGGCGGGCGCCTGCAGAACAAGCAGAACGTGTTCGACGACTTCATCGCCGCGGGCGAGTATCTGATCGAGCAGGGCATCACGCCCGAAGGCGGCCTGGCCATCAATGGCGGCTCCAATGGCGGCCTGCTGGTGGGTGCCGTCACCAACCAGCGGCCCGACCTGTTCGCCGCGGCCAGCCCTGCGGTGGGCGTGATGGACATGGTCCGTTTCGACCGCTTTACCGCCGGGCGCTACTGGGTCGACGATTACGGCTATCCGAACAAGGAAGCCGATTTCCTGAAACAGATGACCTACTCGCCGTATCACAATGTTCAGGATGGGACCGATTATCCGGCTGTCCTGGTAACCACGGCAGACACGGACGACCGGGTGGTCCCGGGGCACAGCTTCAAGTACACGGCTGCGCTGCAGGCGGCGGACCTGGGCGACAGGCCGCAGCTGATCCGGATCGAGACTCGCGCCGGACACGGCAGCGGCAAGCCGACCGACAAGGCCATCGAGGAAGCGGCCGACGTGCTCGGGTTCCTCGGCTGGTTCACCGGACTGGAGTTTGCCGACTGA
- a CDS encoding serine hydrolase encodes MIRTTIASAAALLLAASPAAAQDAQERLDARYDRALAAGYKALMLCSAIGHAELFGARRSAESVERYELSGIYPKLDPILADLTATIERGADGVIDHVTVPFAQDMPPRIALHIPDKGCIDLPVGSAVPGGLDRFESSTEIDRSDDFDGVAATRGEALARTAFDPVYGEGARTTAAVVLQRGELASEAYGPDHGPRVPQRTWSVAKSIAATIIGGFQQGGLINTADSAGLGEADDDPRRAITVDHLLRMASGRYSDTPGNRTDPLYFGGSLVAETAAHWPLIHPPGTVYRYANNDTLMAIGALASFRDQPGFDAFFPALGMNSTIAERDAEGDYILSSQVWSTARDLARLGQLHLDGGVLPSGERILPEGWTDYVSSPAGPQPEGRPFGYGAGWWLLNASEGVPPDTYAAMGNRGQFVVVVPSRDVVIVRRGEDPAGQGGFDIAAFTRDVLAALED; translated from the coding sequence ATGATCCGCACGACCATTGCCAGCGCTGCCGCGCTGCTCCTCGCCGCTTCTCCCGCTGCTGCACAGGATGCACAGGAAAGGCTGGATGCCCGCTACGACCGGGCCCTGGCGGCAGGGTACAAGGCGCTGATGCTGTGCAGCGCGATCGGGCATGCGGAACTGTTCGGCGCACGGCGAAGCGCAGAGAGCGTCGAGCGTTACGAGCTGTCCGGTATTTACCCCAAGCTGGATCCCATCCTCGCCGATCTCACCGCTACCATAGAGCGCGGCGCTGATGGTGTGATTGACCACGTGACCGTGCCGTTTGCGCAGGACATGCCGCCGCGCATCGCGCTGCACATACCGGACAAGGGGTGCATCGACCTGCCTGTCGGCAGCGCAGTTCCCGGCGGTCTCGACCGGTTCGAGTCATCGACCGAGATCGACCGCAGTGATGATTTCGACGGTGTAGCGGCGACCCGGGGCGAAGCGCTGGCGCGGACCGCTTTCGATCCGGTCTACGGCGAAGGCGCACGCACGACCGCAGCCGTTGTCCTCCAGCGCGGCGAACTGGCGAGCGAAGCTTATGGGCCCGATCATGGGCCCCGCGTGCCCCAGCGCACCTGGTCCGTCGCCAAGAGCATTGCCGCGACCATCATCGGTGGTTTCCAGCAGGGCGGCTTGATAAATACCGCCGATAGCGCGGGGCTGGGGGAGGCCGACGACGATCCCCGCCGTGCTATCACGGTCGACCACCTGCTCCGCATGGCATCGGGCCGGTATTCCGATACGCCCGGGAACCGGACCGACCCGCTCTATTTCGGTGGCAGCCTGGTGGCGGAAACGGCGGCGCACTGGCCGCTGATCCACCCGCCGGGCACGGTCTATCGCTATGCCAACAACGATACGCTGATGGCCATAGGCGCACTCGCCAGCTTCCGGGACCAGCCAGGTTTCGATGCGTTTTTCCCGGCGCTCGGCATGAATTCGACGATTGCGGAGCGCGATGCGGAGGGCGATTACATCTTGTCGAGCCAGGTCTGGTCCACCGCGCGCGATCTGGCGCGGCTGGGACAACTGCACTTGGACGGTGGCGTTCTGCCATCGGGAGAGCGCATCCTGCCCGAAGGCTGGACTGACTACGTCTCCTCCCCCGCCGGCCCGCAGCCGGAGGGGCGCCCGTTCGGCTATGGCGCGGGCTGGTGGCTGCTGAATGCGAGCGAGGGCGTTCCGCCCGATACCTACGCCGCCATGGGCAATCGCGGACAGTTCGTCGTCGTCGTGCCCAGCCGCGATGTCGTCATCGTGCGGCGGGGCGAGGATCCGGCCGGGCAGGGCGGGTTCGACATCGCCGCCTTCACCCGCGACGTGCTGGCCGCGCTGGAGGATTGA
- the rplQ gene encoding 50S ribosomal protein L17, whose product MRHKISQRKLSRKSGHRKALFRNMAAALIKHEQIVTTLPKAKELRPYVEKLITLAKRGGLSNRRLAQSKLLDETQLKKLFDVLTERYSDRDGGYTRIIKAGYRASDASQMAVIELVDRDEDAKGRDSGPVMTEDDEYEDA is encoded by the coding sequence ATGCGTCACAAGATTTCCCAGCGCAAGCTTTCGCGCAAGTCGGGCCACCGCAAGGCCCTGTTTCGCAACATGGCTGCCGCGCTGATCAAGCACGAACAGATCGTCACCACGCTGCCAAAGGCGAAGGAACTGCGTCCCTATGTCGAGAAGCTGATCACGCTGGCAAAGCGTGGTGGCCTGTCGAACCGCCGTCTTGCACAGAGCAAGCTGCTCGACGAGACGCAGCTGAAGAAGCTGTTCGACGTCCTAACAGAGCGTTATTCCGACCGTGACGGCGGTTACACGCGCATCATCAAGGCCGGCTACCGCGCCAGTGACGCCTCGCAGATGGCGGTGATCGAACTGGTCGACCGCGACGAAGACGCGAAGGGCCGGGACAGCGGCCCGGTCATGACCGAGGACGACGAATACGAAGACGCGTAA
- a CDS encoding DNA-directed RNA polymerase subunit alpha: MSVNTKNWQELKKPNQLEIKEGGDKKRKATFIAEPLERGFGLTLGNALRRVLLSSLQGAAITSIKIENVLHEFSSLAGVREDVTDIVLNVKQIALKMEGEGPKRLQLSATGPGEVTAGDIAVSGDIEIMNKDLVICHLDEGANLNMELTADVGSGYVPAVQNRPADAPIGLIPVDSLYSPVRQVSYKVEKARVGQELDFDKLSLNVETDGTVAPEDAVAYAARILQDQLTLFVHFEEGIPQPSSAMIGVAAEPQESDANQLNRYLLKKVDELELSVRSANCLKNDNIIYIGDLVQKTEAEMLRTPNFGRKSLNEIKEVLSSMGLRLGMDIPGWPPENIEEMAKKLEQELLG, translated from the coding sequence ATGTCCGTCAATACCAAGAACTGGCAGGAACTGAAGAAACCCAACCAGCTCGAAATCAAGGAAGGCGGCGACAAGAAGCGCAAGGCCACCTTCATCGCCGAACCGCTCGAGCGCGGTTTCGGCCTGACGCTGGGCAATGCGCTGCGCCGCGTCCTGCTCTCCTCCCTCCAGGGCGCAGCCATCACCTCGATCAAGATCGAGAACGTCCTCCACGAATTCAGCAGCCTTGCCGGCGTGCGGGAAGACGTCACCGACATCGTCCTGAACGTGAAGCAGATCGCCCTCAAGATGGAAGGCGAAGGTCCCAAGCGCCTGCAGCTTTCCGCAACCGGCCCGGGTGAAGTCACCGCCGGCGACATCGCCGTGTCGGGCGATATCGAGATCATGAACAAGGATCTCGTGATCTGCCACCTCGACGAAGGTGCGAACCTCAACATGGAACTGACGGCGGATGTCGGCAGCGGCTACGTGCCTGCGGTGCAGAACCGCCCGGCCGATGCGCCGATCGGCCTGATCCCGGTCGACAGCCTGTATTCGCCGGTCCGCCAGGTCAGCTACAAGGTCGAGAAGGCCCGCGTCGGCCAGGAACTGGACTTCGACAAGCTGAGCCTGAACGTCGAGACCGACGGTACGGTCGCTCCGGAAGATGCCGTGGCCTATGCCGCGCGCATCCTGCAGGACCAGCTGACGCTGTTCGTCCACTTCGAGGAAGGCATTCCGCAGCCGTCCAGCGCCATGATCGGCGTCGCGGCTGAGCCGCAGGAATCGGACGCCAACCAGCTCAACCGCTACCTTCTTAAGAAGGTCGACGAACTGGAACTGTCGGTCCGCAGCGCCAACTGCCTCAAGAACGACAACATCATCTATATCGGCGATCTGGTCCAGAAGACCGAAGCCGAGATGCTGCGCACGCCGAATTTCGGCCGCAAGTCGCTCAACGAGATCAAGGAAGTGCTGTCCAGCATGGGCCTGCGCCTCGGCATGGACATCCCTGGATGGCCGCCCGAGAACATCGAGGAAATGGCCAAGAAGCTCGAACAGGAGCTGCTGGGCTGA
- the rpsK gene encoding 30S ribosomal protein S11 → MAREPGRIRKRERKNISSGVAHINASFNNTMITITDAQGNAISWSSAGMMGFKGSRKSTPYAAQVAADDAGKKAAEHGVRTLEVEVKGPGSGRESALRGLAAVGFTITSIRDVTPIPHNGVRPSKRRRV, encoded by the coding sequence ATGGCACGCGAACCAGGCCGCATCAGGAAACGCGAGCGGAAAAACATTTCCAGCGGCGTTGCGCACATCAACGCCAGTTTCAACAACACCATGATCACCATCACCGACGCGCAGGGCAATGCGATCAGCTGGTCCAGCGCCGGCATGATGGGCTTCAAGGGCAGCCGCAAGTCGACGCCCTACGCCGCCCAGGTTGCCGCGGACGATGCCGGCAAGAAGGCCGCCGAACACGGCGTCCGCACGCTGGAAGTCGAAGTGAAGGGCCCGGGTTCGGGCCGCGAGAGCGCGCTGCGCGGTCTTGCAGCTGTCGGTTTCACCATTACTTCCATTCGCGACGTCACGCCGATCCCGCACAACGGCGTGCGGCCATCCAAGCGGCGCCGCGTCTGA
- the rpsM gene encoding 30S ribosomal protein S13, translated as MARIAGVNIPTNKRVIIALTYIHGIGRTTAVEIADKLGIDHKVRVQDLTDAEILQIRETIDADYQVEGDLRRNTAMNIKRLMDLRSYRGLRHRNGLPVRGQRTHTNARTRKGKAKPIAGKKK; from the coding sequence GTGGCTCGTATTGCCGGGGTAAACATCCCCACCAACAAGCGCGTGATCATCGCGCTGACCTACATCCATGGAATCGGTCGCACGACCGCCGTGGAAATCGCCGACAAGCTGGGTATCGATCACAAGGTCCGCGTTCAGGACCTGACCGACGCGGAAATCCTGCAGATCCGTGAAACGATCGACGCCGACTACCAGGTCGAGGGTGACCTTCGCCGCAACACGGCGATGAACATCAAGCGCCTGATGGACCTGCGGTCCTATCGCGGCCTGCGCCACCGTAACGGCCTGCCCGTTCGCGGCCAGCGCACCCACACCAACGCCCGCACCCGCAAGGGCAAGGCGAAGCCGATCGCAGGCAAGAAGAAGTAA
- a CDS encoding SRPBCC family protein — MTFKYFPAAISLAVAALSAPAHAEVVEASDSGFTTRAGVVVEADTQAIWLALISPGGWWNDAHTWSGDASNMTLEPQAGGCFCERIPASEEDGAIGLEGSVRHMSVVQSFPRKVLRMRGGLGPLQGEPADGVLTITLKPVDGTTRILWEYVVGGHMRYEVPVIAKAVDGVMNQQLAGLAARFGGPVGAGGDSEEAVPDDEDTAPGDEAAADDEEGSADEPAATQDPPAPATSAEDVAEALDALAAELED; from the coding sequence ATGACATTCAAATATTTTCCGGCGGCAATTTCACTGGCCGTCGCCGCGCTTTCCGCGCCGGCCCATGCCGAGGTCGTCGAGGCATCGGACAGCGGCTTCACCACGCGCGCCGGCGTCGTGGTCGAGGCCGATACGCAGGCGATCTGGCTGGCGCTCATCTCCCCCGGGGGCTGGTGGAACGATGCCCATACCTGGTCGGGCGATGCTTCTAACATGACGTTGGAGCCGCAGGCCGGAGGCTGCTTCTGCGAGCGTATTCCTGCCAGCGAGGAAGACGGGGCGATCGGACTGGAAGGCAGCGTACGCCACATGAGCGTGGTCCAGTCCTTTCCGCGCAAGGTCCTTCGCATGCGGGGCGGGCTGGGGCCCTTGCAAGGGGAGCCTGCCGATGGCGTCCTGACGATCACGCTGAAGCCGGTGGATGGCACCACTCGCATTTTGTGGGAATATGTCGTCGGCGGCCACATGCGTTACGAAGTTCCGGTCATCGCGAAAGCTGTCGATGGTGTCATGAACCAGCAGCTCGCCGGACTGGCGGCCCGGTTTGGCGGACCGGTAGGGGCAGGGGGCGATAGCGAAGAAGCCGTGCCGGATGACGAAGATACGGCACCCGGGGACGAGGCCGCGGCGGATGACGAGGAAGGCAGTGCCGACGAGCCTGCCGCCACGCAGGACCCGCCCGCACCCGCTACCAGCGCAGAAGATGTCGCCGAAGCGCTCGATGCGCTGGCGGCGGAACTGGAGGACTGA
- a CDS encoding adenylate kinase, whose translation MNIILLGPPGAGKGTQAHRMVEHHGMRQLSTGDMLRAAVKAQTPVGRKAKVVMDRGELVSDDIVSELIDAELTALAPETGVIFDGYPRTQAQAEQLDGLLAKHGRSLTRVIELGVDEDALVERITGRFSCAECGTLYHDTANPPKTDGVCDQCGSTEFKRRPDDNEETVRTRMQEYRAKTQPILPHYEAQDLVARVDGMASIEDVSHAIDALLT comes from the coding sequence GTGAATATCATTCTTCTCGGTCCTCCGGGTGCTGGCAAGGGCACGCAGGCGCATCGCATGGTGGAACATCACGGCATGCGCCAGCTGTCGACCGGCGACATGCTGCGCGCTGCGGTCAAGGCCCAGACGCCTGTCGGTCGGAAGGCGAAGGTCGTCATGGATCGCGGCGAGTTGGTGTCGGACGACATCGTATCGGAACTGATCGACGCGGAACTGACTGCGCTTGCGCCGGAAACCGGCGTGATCTTCGACGGCTATCCGCGGACGCAGGCACAGGCTGAACAGCTTGACGGTCTGCTCGCCAAGCATGGCCGATCCCTTACGCGGGTGATCGAGCTCGGTGTGGACGAGGATGCTCTGGTTGAACGCATTACGGGCCGGTTCTCCTGCGCCGAATGCGGGACGCTCTATCACGACACGGCAAACCCGCCGAAAACGGACGGCGTGTGCGACCAGTGCGGTTCGACCGAGTTCAAGCGCCGCCCGGACGATAACGAGGAAACGGTTCGCACGCGGATGCAGGAATACCGCGCGAAGACGCAGCCGATCCTGCCGCATTACGAGGCGCAGGACCTGGTTGCACGGGTCGATGGTATGGCCTCCATCGAGGACGTCAGCCACGCGATCGACGCGCTGCTTACCTAA